A window of Metabacillus sp. B2-18 contains these coding sequences:
- a CDS encoding sensor histidine kinase, with amino-acid sequence MEMASSIAKSIDVEAYERFLENPERNTDYWKIRKSLNEAKHHIAALYVYTLSFEDPTSRPKVMIAGFPLDDGDYYDIGMDCLVPLDQIKEAYAGHPYFTGKINDPHYGEYISAGAPIVNKTGETIGFLSIDIETTMLDRIDHTVVKNSTLSFILSGLLIIVLVSSFMLIQKWYNHELKKQVDDTEETYHSEIHSLIQFVRSLRHDFANHIQVLNGLLKLGKQQEAIDYSNSMREEAQLLYKIPIQSNNPALSVLFQTKSLSAQSHNINIRFHNSNASFELIQPTDLVKILSNLIDNAIDATKQISKENRSIEVYCEKRNDEYIFRVINSGSEISKEELTKIFIPGYSTKSGENTQVRGQGLYIVKQIIEKYNGRIIVESLNGKTSFEVRVRV; translated from the coding sequence ATGGAAATGGCAAGTTCAATCGCTAAATCGATTGATGTAGAGGCTTATGAGCGTTTCCTTGAAAATCCAGAAAGAAATACAGACTACTGGAAGATAAGAAAATCGTTAAATGAAGCAAAGCATCATATCGCTGCTTTATATGTGTACACTTTGTCGTTTGAGGATCCCACTTCACGTCCTAAAGTAATGATTGCTGGGTTTCCATTAGATGATGGCGACTATTATGATATAGGCATGGATTGTCTTGTTCCTCTCGATCAAATTAAAGAGGCATATGCTGGTCATCCTTACTTTACAGGGAAGATTAATGATCCTCATTATGGAGAATATATTTCAGCTGGAGCACCAATTGTAAATAAAACTGGGGAAACCATAGGCTTTCTAAGCATTGATATCGAAACAACGATGCTGGACCGAATTGATCATACTGTTGTTAAAAATAGCACTCTAAGTTTCATTCTAAGTGGACTGTTAATCATCGTATTAGTATCATCATTCATGCTTATTCAAAAATGGTATAACCATGAGCTAAAAAAACAAGTGGATGACACAGAAGAGACCTATCATTCTGAAATTCATTCATTAATACAATTTGTACGCTCGTTAAGACATGATTTTGCTAATCACATTCAAGTTCTCAACGGATTGTTAAAGCTAGGAAAGCAGCAGGAAGCGATTGATTATTCCAACTCAATGCGCGAAGAGGCACAATTACTCTATAAAATTCCAATTCAATCCAATAATCCAGCATTATCTGTTCTTTTTCAAACAAAATCTCTATCGGCACAAAGTCATAACATCAATATTCGATTTCATAACTCAAACGCTTCATTTGAGTTGATCCAACCAACTGATTTAGTTAAAATTTTATCGAATCTCATTGATAACGCAATTGATGCGACTAAACAGATATCAAAGGAAAATAGATCAATTGAGGTGTATTGTGAGAAAAGAAATGATGAGTATATCTTTAGAGTAATAAACTCAGGATCTGAGATATCTAAAGAAGAATTAACGAAGATCTTCATACCAGGATACTCGACGAAATCAGGGGAAAATACTCAAGTGAGAGGACAAGGACTTTATATTGTAAAGCAAATTATTGAGAAATATAATGGGAGAATTATAGTTGAGTCGTTAAATGGAAAGACTTCCTTTGAAGTGAGAGTGAGGGTATAA
- a CDS encoding AAA family ATPase, with protein sequence MSQYEAMHPKLGRVIENIENVMVGKRDVSILSLVAILAGGHVLLEDVPGVGKTMMVRALSKSIGAEFKRIQFTPDLLPSDVTGVSIYNPKELKFEFREGPIFGNIILADEINRTSPKTQSALLEGMEEGSVTVDGTTRILAKPFFVMATQNPVDYEGTYPLPEAQLDRFLFKLRMGYPTKAEEFEVLTLAERERPIYKIDSVISKEELAELQNEIQFVYVDETIKSYIIEITGKSRKHPSVYLGASPRASIALMKAAQAYAFILGRDYIIPDDIQYLAPYTLAHRIILRSEAKFEGKSADDLIHEIISKTPVPVQRSLSGKS encoded by the coding sequence ATGTCTCAATATGAAGCAATGCATCCAAAACTCGGTCGAGTTATTGAAAATATTGAAAATGTAATGGTAGGAAAACGTGATGTTAGTATTCTAAGTCTTGTGGCCATTCTTGCTGGAGGCCATGTGTTGCTAGAAGATGTTCCAGGTGTCGGAAAAACGATGATGGTTCGTGCTCTTTCAAAATCGATAGGAGCAGAATTTAAGAGAATTCAGTTTACACCAGACTTACTTCCCTCGGATGTGACGGGAGTTTCTATTTATAATCCAAAAGAATTGAAATTTGAGTTCCGTGAAGGACCTATCTTTGGAAATATCATCTTAGCAGATGAAATCAATCGTACTTCTCCAAAAACGCAGTCCGCATTGTTAGAAGGAATGGAAGAAGGAAGCGTTACTGTTGATGGTACAACGAGAATTCTTGCGAAACCATTCTTTGTAATGGCTACACAAAATCCAGTTGATTATGAAGGAACATATCCGCTTCCGGAAGCGCAGTTGGATCGCTTTTTATTCAAGTTGAGGATGGGATACCCAACTAAAGCAGAAGAGTTTGAAGTGTTAACATTAGCAGAAAGAGAAAGACCTATCTATAAAATAGATAGTGTAATCAGCAAAGAAGAATTAGCTGAGTTACAAAATGAAATTCAGTTTGTCTACGTGGATGAAACAATTAAAAGCTATATCATTGAAATAACTGGAAAATCAAGGAAGCATCCATCTGTTTATCTTGGGGCAAGTCCACGTGCATCAATTGCTTTAATGAAGGCAGCACAAGCCTATGCTTTTATTTTAGGTAGAGATTATATTATTCCTGATGATATTCAATACCTTGCTCCATATACGTTAGCACACCGGATTATTTTAAGGTCAGAGGCAAAATTTGAGGGGAAATCTGCTGATGATCTTATACATGAGATTATTTCTAAAACACCAGTGCCGGTTCAAAGGTCTTTAAGTGGTAAATCATGA
- a CDS encoding DUF58 domain-containing protein, translating into MTLLTRLKAGWKVLSLLFLTLAAFSYAMFQGGFVSWFLFYSFLPFALYSFLLMIYPIRSFQVTRRINQEQFSVGQRFIGTITVKRSFPFPLFYLLVEDELNDKLKVAQKLKEPKKLFFPWFKKSISFSYALLEMPRGEHHFKSVRLRTGDLFGLIEKEVTLEVENYFLVYPSTVDLAYHSNQKQYEQGSASTLTKYWQDSTMAVGVREYQPGDKFAWIDWKATARRDSIMTKEFEQMQSHDVVVFIDRSQSELFESIVSYSASLIRTIVKSGARVGVVSVGQQQKVFPLQADEQHVSSIFYHLAKVDCDSQTPFSSVLGGSFLNTEMKQVTSILVTSTLNLEVVRKLEFLSARQQTFILYFVKEKHHGLSKEESVLVERLKQRQVHVNVVIEQDANKRFKEVNI; encoded by the coding sequence ATGACGTTATTGACGAGACTTAAAGCTGGCTGGAAGGTCTTATCCCTCTTATTTCTTACCTTAGCAGCATTTAGTTATGCGATGTTTCAAGGTGGATTTGTAAGCTGGTTTCTCTTTTATAGCTTTCTACCATTTGCTCTCTATTCTTTCTTATTAATGATCTACCCAATCCGCTCTTTCCAAGTAACCCGGAGGATTAATCAGGAACAATTTTCGGTTGGACAGAGGTTTATTGGTACAATAACGGTTAAAAGATCTTTCCCTTTCCCGTTATTTTATTTACTAGTTGAAGATGAGCTTAATGATAAATTAAAGGTTGCTCAAAAACTTAAAGAGCCTAAAAAACTTTTTTTTCCATGGTTTAAGAAATCGATCTCCTTTAGTTATGCTCTCCTCGAGATGCCACGTGGCGAACACCACTTTAAATCCGTCCGCTTAAGAACAGGGGATTTATTTGGTCTTATTGAAAAGGAAGTCACTTTAGAGGTAGAAAACTATTTTCTTGTTTACCCTTCAACTGTAGATTTAGCCTATCATTCAAATCAAAAACAGTATGAACAAGGATCAGCATCAACATTAACTAAGTATTGGCAGGATTCAACAATGGCTGTCGGTGTAAGGGAATATCAGCCAGGCGATAAATTTGCTTGGATTGATTGGAAAGCTACGGCGAGAAGAGATTCGATTATGACAAAGGAATTTGAACAAATGCAAAGTCATGATGTTGTTGTATTTATTGACCGGTCACAGTCAGAGCTATTTGAATCAATTGTTTCCTATTCCGCATCATTGATTCGCACTATTGTTAAAAGTGGCGCTAGGGTAGGGGTAGTTTCAGTTGGGCAGCAGCAAAAAGTGTTTCCGCTCCAGGCTGATGAGCAACATGTAAGCAGCATCTTTTATCATTTGGCAAAAGTTGATTGTGATAGTCAAACACCTTTTTCTTCTGTTCTTGGAGGGAGCTTTTTAAATACGGAAATGAAACAAGTTACCAGTATTCTTGTTACTTCAACTCTAAACTTAGAGGTCGTAAGAAAGCTCGAGTTTTTATCAGCTCGTCAGCAGACATTTATTTTATATTTTGTTAAAGAGAAGCATCACGGGCTTTCAAAAGAAGAGTCTGTATTAGTTGAAAGATTGAAGCAACGTCAAGTTCATGTAAATGTAGTAATAGAACAGGATGCAAATAAGCGTTTTAAAGAGGTGAATATCTAG
- a CDS encoding transglutaminase domain-containing protein, whose amino-acid sequence MTTPKDQEGISVTLLYYLFAFILLWEWLRPLGEFTDTANTFIFVFFIAVSFVMTFFRLRWFITFPVKMLIILFMLHGLYFEGMFFSFLWVKDLIGDIAFNLSLVPSAEWMGMTSSFRSLLFFILLWLLVYLIHYWILFQKRIFFFFVLTLLYITVLDTFTPYDASYAIVRVVLIGFFMLGLLYFDRLKKLENLKMKKLASLRWIMPLLAFIMLSMILAILAPKASPQWPDPVPYITAVGREDEGGTGTKKIGYSPNDENLGGSFVGDDTEVFTHISSDRHYWRVESKDVYTGKGWEASDPDAERELITSIQDEVIWTDERVETKSLESTVTINEEYRYLHVIYPLGLTAISTEVNLPIYLNRNTELISPFQKQGDGSREEFLTYQVEYELPSYPLNEMKKAQVFENVPEGFVERYTQLPETLPERVRELAVSLTETESNQYDKVKAIEDYLGRPEFTYDKEDVAIPEGEQDYVDQFLFETFKGYCDNFSTSMIVLLRSLDIPARWVKGYTEGDFVQTVENSKSEYQVTNNNAHSWVEVYFAGVGWVPFEPTKGFVNPYDLVSDYKDTPGQEEVEEEKEPVEEEEKEPEATPEKPEQTNTETSSSTNDFFGFFSLRLGSTGLYGFMIVTAILAFVIFKTRTRWIPKLIILKYKNRNDDQVFFQAYESLLKQFARRGIKRKEGQTLRDYARYIDRYFHMVHMTALTENYERALYRRDDAKQEWNKSVELWENLIKRTSS is encoded by the coding sequence GTGACAACACCTAAGGACCAAGAAGGGATATCTGTTACTCTTCTATATTATCTGTTTGCATTTATCCTGCTATGGGAATGGTTAAGGCCTCTTGGAGAATTTACTGATACAGCGAACACATTTATTTTCGTGTTTTTTATTGCTGTTAGTTTTGTAATGACATTTTTCAGATTGCGTTGGTTCATCACATTCCCGGTAAAAATGCTCATTATTTTGTTTATGCTTCACGGGTTATATTTTGAAGGAATGTTTTTTAGTTTTCTTTGGGTAAAGGATTTAATTGGTGATATTGCCTTCAATCTTTCGTTAGTACCAAGTGCAGAATGGATGGGGATGACTTCATCTTTTCGTTCATTGTTATTTTTTATTTTGCTTTGGTTACTTGTTTATTTAATTCATTATTGGATTCTTTTTCAAAAGAGAATTTTCTTTTTCTTTGTGTTAACGCTCCTTTATATTACAGTGTTGGATACCTTTACTCCATACGATGCATCCTATGCAATTGTTAGAGTTGTTTTAATAGGTTTCTTTATGCTTGGTCTCCTGTACTTTGATCGATTAAAGAAACTGGAGAATTTAAAAATGAAAAAGCTAGCTTCCCTTAGATGGATAATGCCACTACTTGCTTTTATAATGCTTTCGATGATTCTAGCCATTTTAGCTCCTAAGGCATCACCTCAGTGGCCTGATCCAGTTCCATATATTACAGCTGTTGGGCGAGAAGATGAGGGTGGAACTGGTACGAAAAAAATTGGGTATAGTCCAAATGATGAAAATTTAGGAGGATCATTCGTAGGAGATGATACTGAAGTTTTCACCCATATATCTAGTGATCGACATTATTGGCGAGTGGAATCCAAGGATGTTTATACAGGGAAGGGATGGGAGGCTTCCGACCCTGATGCAGAACGTGAATTAATCACATCAATTCAAGATGAAGTTATTTGGACAGATGAGCGTGTAGAGACAAAAAGTTTGGAATCGACCGTTACAATAAATGAGGAATACCGTTATTTGCATGTTATTTATCCTTTAGGTTTAACAGCTATAAGCACAGAGGTAAATTTACCAATTTACCTAAACCGAAATACAGAGTTAATCTCCCCTTTTCAGAAGCAGGGTGACGGATCTAGAGAGGAATTTCTAACTTATCAGGTTGAGTATGAACTTCCCTCTTATCCATTAAATGAGATGAAAAAAGCACAGGTTTTTGAAAATGTACCTGAAGGGTTTGTTGAAAGATACACACAATTACCTGAAACATTACCTGAACGGGTAAGAGAACTTGCTGTATCTCTTACAGAAACAGAATCTAATCAATATGATAAAGTGAAGGCGATTGAAGACTACTTAGGAAGGCCGGAATTTACGTATGATAAAGAAGATGTGGCCATTCCTGAAGGTGAGCAAGATTATGTAGATCAATTTCTCTTTGAAACATTCAAAGGTTATTGTGATAATTTTTCTACTTCTATGATCGTTTTATTAAGATCACTTGATATTCCTGCAAGATGGGTGAAAGGATATACAGAAGGTGACTTTGTTCAAACTGTAGAGAACAGTAAAAGTGAATATCAAGTTACAAATAATAATGCCCATTCGTGGGTTGAAGTGTATTTCGCTGGAGTAGGATGGGTTCCGTTTGAACCTACTAAAGGCTTTGTAAACCCTTATGATTTGGTAAGTGACTACAAAGATACACCTGGTCAGGAAGAGGTAGAAGAGGAGAAGGAGCCTGTTGAAGAAGAGGAAAAGGAACCTGAAGCAACTCCAGAAAAGCCTGAGCAAACTAACACAGAAACATCTTCTTCTACAAATGATTTCTTCGGTTTCTTTAGTCTGCGTCTAGGAAGTACTGGTTTATATGGTTTTATGATCGTTACAGCAATTCTAGCTTTTGTGATTTTCAAAACTAGGACGAGATGGATACCAAAGCTTATCATTTTAAAATATAAAAACCGTAACGATGACCAAGTATTCTTTCAAGCTTATGAGTCACTACTAAAACAATTTGCCCGCCGTGGTATTAAAAGAAAAGAAGGACAAACCTTGAGGGATTATGCCCGTTATATTGATCGATATTTTCATATGGTCCATATGACAGCTTTAACGGAAAACTATGAAAGGGCATTGTATCGACGCGATGATGCAAAACAAGAATGGAATAAGTCAGTTGAATTGTGGGAAAATTTAATTAAAAGAACATCGTCTTGA
- the guaA gene encoding glutamine-hydrolyzing GMP synthase: MVANIHEMVVVLDFGSQYNQLITRRIREFGVYSELHPHTLTAEEIKQMNPKGVILSGGPNSVYGENAFDCDEAIFDLGIPVLGICYGMQLMTHKLGGKVEPADHREYGKATIDVHGKPALFAELPEQQVVWMSHGDLVKEIPAGFHVDATSTSCPFAAMSNEDRKFYGVQFHPEVRHSEYGNDLLKNFVFNICGCSGNWSMENFIEMELDKIKQKVGNKKVLCALSGGVDSSVVAVLIHKAIGDQLTCIFVDHGLLRKNEADSVMKTFTEGFNMNVIKVDAKDRFMNKLKGVSDPEQKRKIIGNEFIYVFDDESAKLEGIEFLAQGTLYTDIIESGTATAQTIKSHHNVGGLPEDMEFELIEPLNTLFKDEVRALGTELGIPDEIVWRQPFPGPGLGIRVLGEITEEKLEIVRESDYILRNEIKKAGLDRDIWQYFTVLPDIRSVGVMGDARTYDYTIGIRAVTSIDGMTSDWARIPWDVLEVISTRIVNEVKHINRVVYDITSKPPATIEWE; the protein is encoded by the coding sequence ATGGTGGCAAACATTCATGAAATGGTAGTAGTTTTAGACTTCGGTAGTCAGTATAATCAATTAATCACAAGACGTATCCGTGAATTTGGTGTATACAGTGAGTTACACCCTCACACATTAACGGCTGAAGAAATTAAACAAATGAATCCTAAAGGAGTGATCCTTTCAGGTGGACCGAACAGTGTTTACGGTGAAAATGCTTTTGATTGTGATGAGGCTATCTTTGATTTAGGTATCCCTGTATTAGGTATTTGTTACGGTATGCAGCTGATGACTCATAAGCTTGGCGGAAAAGTAGAGCCAGCAGATCACCGTGAATACGGTAAAGCAACAATTGATGTTCATGGAAAACCAGCATTATTTGCAGAGTTACCGGAACAACAGGTTGTGTGGATGAGTCACGGTGACTTAGTTAAAGAAATTCCAGCAGGATTCCATGTAGATGCTACGAGTACATCTTGTCCATTTGCTGCAATGAGTAATGAAGACCGTAAGTTTTATGGTGTTCAATTCCATCCAGAGGTACGTCACTCTGAATATGGTAATGACCTTTTGAAAAACTTTGTTTTTAACATCTGTGGTTGTTCTGGTAACTGGTCAATGGAGAATTTCATTGAAATGGAATTAGATAAAATCAAACAAAAAGTAGGCAATAAAAAAGTGCTTTGCGCGTTAAGTGGTGGTGTTGATTCTTCAGTTGTTGCCGTGTTAATTCACAAAGCGATTGGTGATCAACTAACATGTATCTTTGTAGACCATGGACTGTTACGTAAAAACGAAGCTGACAGTGTTATGAAAACATTCACTGAAGGTTTTAATATGAATGTTATTAAAGTTGACGCAAAAGATCGCTTTATGAATAAGTTAAAAGGCGTTTCAGATCCAGAGCAAAAACGTAAAATTATTGGTAATGAGTTCATCTATGTATTTGATGACGAGTCAGCTAAATTAGAAGGAATCGAATTTTTGGCACAAGGTACTCTTTATACAGATATTATTGAGAGCGGAACAGCAACAGCTCAAACGATTAAATCTCACCATAACGTTGGTGGGCTACCAGAAGATATGGAATTCGAACTTATTGAACCTCTAAATACATTATTTAAAGACGAAGTTCGTGCATTAGGAACGGAACTTGGTATTCCAGATGAAATCGTTTGGAGACAACCATTCCCAGGTCCAGGATTGGGAATTCGTGTTCTAGGTGAAATTACGGAAGAAAAACTAGAGATTGTTCGTGAATCAGACTATATTCTACGTAATGAAATTAAAAAAGCTGGATTAGATCGTGATATTTGGCAGTACTTCACGGTCCTACCTGATATTCGTAGTGTTGGTGTAATGGGTGATGCTAGAACTTATGATTACACGATTGGTATTCGTGCAGTTACATCAATCGATGGAATGACTTCGGATTGGGCAAGAATTCCTTGGGATGTACTTGAAGTGATTTCGACAAGAATTGTAAATGAAGTAAAGCACATTAATCGTGTAGTTTATGATATTACAAGTAAACCACCTGCTACTATTGAGTGGGAGTAA